The DNA region TTGAGGTTCAGCAAATGTGTTGTGCTGAAAAGAAGTCACTGCATGTTTTATCTCAGTTGTGTAATTATATTCTTcctagatttatttattttttccaaacctATGTACATAAATATCCTCCTTATATAATAATGTCTTATTTTTGAATCTGCATGTGGTCAAACATAGTCACCCAATTCAAATCAGGACAACTGATGTGTTTTAACGCACATGCAAGCACAAACAAAAATCcctgtgtgttttggtgtgtgtgtgtgtgtgtgtgtgtgtgtgtgtgtgtgtgtgtgtgtgtgtttgtgtgggtatGTGTTATGTGATTACAGATTATTATTGCATGAGCCTCTTGTCGTCGGCTTAGTAGCAATAATGGCGGGGCCAATTAATTGGCTAGAAGTGGATTAGAACAGCAGTAATTGAGTGGTTGTTGGAGTACTTATCAAGCACCTGTCCTGTAATGGATATCACATAGCCTCAACAAGCGCTCCATTTTCTGGAACATGttgagaaacaaaaataaaatctctcCTCAAACAACCATTAAATACTAGCGTGGAAGTATAATTCAGAGTCTGGATAAATGGATGGCAAAATCATTTCAGCTCACGTTGTGCCACAGCAAGCTTTCAGCATATTAAAGTCAGACTTTGATTGCTTCATCTATATTGCAGAAGTATTACAGTGTATCCCCACTCCGATTCTCTCCTCCCACACTGTGTCCATATTGGTGCTCCCTCTATCACCTGTGGGTGTGTTTTACTGATTCAGCGATGAGTCACCAATTTGTCTCAGGCTCTCCAGTGTCCTGTGTGAAAAATAACTCATTAATACACAGACCAGGCCAACATGCCATTCCACTTCATGGACGTTATAACTACATGGATGTGATTGTGGGTCTAGGAGGACGTGTACTTCCATATAAACATGTTATCAAATTCATCATCTACACTACAAGTCAAGTGAGATCCTGTTCTCTCTACTGCATGTGGGTCATGAAACCGTTACAGATGcctgaaggattttttttttcactctcatTTTTAATCTTCTTCTCCTGAGACTTTGTTAATCCAGTTTGCcctgattgtttttatttcttttttccctctaacAGGGAGTAGTAGTTTGTCTCTGCTTTGGGAATGACAGGCGGTGCAGATGCTGGCCTAGATTCAGTCAACATACTTGACTGTTtgcagaatacacacacacaatgttttgACCTAGAAAAGTTGCTAATTACACGTGATGGAGACAGTTTTTTGTGTAGACATGTATGACTGTAAGGTAAGAAACCAGTCATGATCTAAATGTATCCTAATTTCAGTGGGGCTTTTTAGTTGACTTGAATTTGTGATCTCTTTCGAtctgatgtattttttccactgtaagggttaaatagaatataatttGCTTTCTCCAACCCACACTTTGTCCATTATTACAAACTCTATTCAAAGCCTCAGAGTCTATTTAAGATCTTTTGGTTTAGTGCCAAATATGTCCACTGAATCACAAGAAAATGTGtataacattatatatgatatatgatacagaaaaatgttatgtttaacTTTGAAGCTTTGTTTTGACCGATATTTAGGCTAAAAGGGGGAACTGTAGGGGTGAAACAGTTAAGTAAATGtcataattgttattttatggTCTCTGATTATGAGTCCAgtctccctaccttccttctaaATCCTTGAGACTGATGGCTCAGCTCCTGCCAACATcgggcagagggagagagagagagagagagagagaaagagaggaggaaaagggtAGTGCGtcatctctttttctccatccaCTTCTAAAAATAGCCAAGCCTCCTGATTGCACAAGACTCCGTTTCCAGGGCAACCATGTTCATTCACAGCTTCCTGATCTTGTAAAGGAAGGGGTGTGGTGGTGATAGGGGTGTGAAGTGTTATTATCTTCCTCCATCCGTTCCCTACTAACACTGTCTCAACTCGTCtctttaaagtatttaaaatatcTCTCTCAATCTGTCTGAGACAACTTCCCATATGCTGTTTACCACAATATATATGATTTCACCCAGACTGTTGAAACATAACAACCTCTAATGATACCATAGTATCTCTTGTAAATGatcttatttgtgttttttgtctctgtgaGAAGATGACTCAGGAGATGAAGCCCCCGTGCAGCAGGAGGACCGAACCCTAACCCAAGGGGTGCTCAAGACTCTAGCCAACAAGCTGGATGACCTGAGCACCTGTAATGAGCTGATAGGAAAGCACGGTGCCGCCCTCCAGCGCTCCCTCAGCGAACTCGAGGAACTCCGCGGATCCTCTGACAGCACAGACAAAGTGAAAGCTGTTAATGAGCGAGCGACCCTGTTCCGCATAACTTCCAATGCTATGATCAATGTGAGTTCACACACTGCAAGCCTCAGCCTCGTTTAATGAGCAAACACATCTTGAGGGCTCTGCCTGCATCTTTTGATGTGTGTCGCCTTCACACCTCAGGCTTGTCGTGACTTTCTGGACGTAGCAGAATCTCAAAGCCGGAGGTGGCAGAAGACCCTGCAGTATGAGAGAGAGCAGCGTCACCATCTGGAGGAGACCATCGAACAGTTAGCCAAACAGCACAACAACCTAGAAAGAGCCTGGAGGGAGAATCCCAGCTCGTATACAGGTGAGACACAtcaacctgtctgtctcttatTGTCATTCTCACTCTTCTAATGTGGAAGGAAGGCACTGTGTACCATAATATCACAGACAAAGAATCTCTTCTGGATATTAGCAGTGATACATTTCCATCATGTGGCTCAGTCAGATTTATATTATCTCAATTTTAGTGCCTTTATCTACAAGattagacaaaataaaataaatgaatcctgCTAAACTACCcgtttaatgtttgtgtttgagatCGTCAGAGATGTTAATTAAACTCTAGATACCCTTACTTGTCTGTGCAGTTTTTCTATTCTTCATACATTCTCGTGATTTTCAGCAACTACCTTAAATAACAGTTACAAACGTTGATACGCAAGTGACTTATATTAAGTTGCTGCTCACATTCCAGTACAGCAACATAAATCAGCGTACAGGGATATAATTAGGGCAGATAATTTCTGCTTAGATCACTAATAAACACTTCAGGAATGTAAATCAAGTTCAATCAAGTCTTTATTTAGAACGCTATGAGATCCAATAACCCTTACTGCTGCactattatattgtattgtatggtTTATTTAGCTGCtgtgtattattgttttgttaattgtggccaccccccccccctgtatAGCAATACTTTAATAATCTTGTTTTACCAATCTCCTTGTCTTATGTCACTATATAGGTGTGGAGAGGTCTCAGGAGGGGGATGCGAGTGATGAGAATGACGAGGCCGAATTCTTTGATGCCATGGAGGAGTCCCCTGCATTCATAACTGTGACTGCTActagaaacataaaacacaagtgAGACACCGTGGCTATACAGAGTCAtctcagagctgtgtgtgttctgcatCAATCAGCAGCACAATTACTGTGAACTGTGTTTAAAGTATGTTGCTTTCTCTCAGGCGCTCAGGGAGTAATCAGAGTATGATGAGTGGAGGCGTGCCTAATGACTGGACTCACAACGAGAACGTAGGTCCCCAGCATGTTCAACCGAAATGAAATTTTCAATACATCTGATATCGACATTATTTTTGTCTTCAAAAAGGATGGctgaatgtgattttatttggactttaataaagtaaatgtaaGCTTTTAATCACTTCAGGCTTATACTAGATGCTAAACTCACCTATATGCACTTGTACACATAAAAATATCATATAAACTTATCTGCCGTCGTCTTTTACATAAACTAaggctttgtgttttgtcttatCTTTTCAGGACACCTCAGGCACAAACCACATGCAGCTACGAAGAACAAGGCGCATCCGTATTCCTGACAAACCTAATTACTCCCTCAACCTGTGGAGCATCATGAAGAACTGTATTGGAAAAGACCTGTCCAAGATACCCATGCCTGTAAacgcaaaacattaaaattggcTGTAATAGTTGGCTGTAAAGTTTTTAGTACATGTGAATCTTTAGGTAAATGCATATTCTAAATCTGGCATTGTCTGCAGCGGGTACATGAAagcttctctgtctgtgtgcgATTGCAGGTAAACTTCAATGAGCCTTTGTCGATGCTGCAGCGTCTGACTGAAGATCTGGAGTACAGCGAGCTTCTGGACCGGGCAGCTCGCTGCGACTCCTCCCTGGAGCAGATGTGCCTGGTGGCTGCCTTTTCTGTGTCCTCCTACTCAACCACAGTCCATCGCACAGCCAAACCCTTCAACCCTCTGCTGGGGGAGACGTACGAGCTGGACCGAATGGAGGAGTATGGTTATCGCTCCATCTGTGAGCAGGTGAGACAAAGATAAAATGATGACGTTGTGAAAAAACATCTACAGTATGATGTGTAGATTGCCTCTACTGACACCAGCTGATCCCATTCACTGTCAGGTCAGTCATCACCCACCAGCTGCTGCCCACCATGTGACCTCTCAGCGTGGATGGACCCTGTGGCAGCATATCACTATTGATAGCAAGTTTCGTGGGAAATATATTTCCGTCATGCCACTAGGTAAGAAACATGTAAAAGTTTGGAATTAACTTTGATGCAATTAATTCGGACAATTAATACATATAGTGTAAAAGCCCCTTCAAGCCAGATATGATGTATGAATACATGTAAACATCTGTTAGTAAAGCTACATTTACCATATTTATGTGATTACAAAActtgttttacatattttaatgtatgtttgtCCTTCTTGTCACCGTAGGAAACATTCACCTGCAGTTCCACTCGAGTGGAAACCACTATGTGTGGAGCAAAGTGACCTCGACAGTGCACAATATTATTGTAGGGAAACTTTGGATTGATCAGGTGAGTTCCTCTCATGCTGTGCATTATGTGTAAGGAAGTTGTTTATAGAAGCTGTCAAAACACAACCTGTGTCTGAAATTATGTTTAAGTTATACTAGTTTATGAAAAGAATTACTggaaaccttttaaaaacaactcaaaTAATGATTAGGAACTGAATTACGTAATAGAAATGAGATTACAGTTTGAGAAGACATTCTAACAATTTTAAAggacataaaaaataaactttttttgtttaggaGGGTGGGTGTGTGGGTTGGGTTACTGAGGAAAAGTAATTTGTGTCATCATACACTTAgtcatgtctgtttttcttcctgtcttttgcCGTTGGCAGTCTGGGGACATTGACATAGTAAACAACACTACCAAGGACACCTGCCATCTCAAATTCTCCCCTTACAGCTACTTCTCCAGAGAAGTACCACGTAAAGTATGTCTGTTGtcttttcattctgtaatgtGTTGTGCCAGAAGcaaaacatttacagttacATGAGCCTTTGTCCACACTCTACAGCACAGTTTTAGCAAATCAAGCATCTCTCTTGCCTACTATTGCtttttcttaatgtttaacaaacATTCTGTCAGTATCTAGTCAGAAAAACATAGAAAGATAATATATAATTTCCAACTAATTTGCTCTGTataggtaaaaaataaatgaacaaagtaCTCTAGTGTGAATATGTCAGTACCTTGCAGTAACTGTAACTGATCTCTTGCTCTGTGTCCTCTTCTCTAGGTGACAGGAGTGGTGGAGGACAGAGAGGGCACAGCTCGCTACATCCTGTCAGGAACCTGGGACGAGAAGATGGAGAGTGCCAAAATAGTGGACAGCAGCCAAGGATGTGGAAACTCTGAGGGCAAACAAAAGACAGTTTATCAGACTCTTCAGCCCAAACTGTTGTGGAAGAAATATCCTCTCCCGTATGTTTGTCTTATCTAACATATTTCTACCACATCTTAAAGATTAAATGTGTCATTACAATTTACTCCCCTTTGTGATCTGTTATTTCCCTTTTCCCTTGACCTTTTTGTCTTAATTTGCTGTTTCCCCTGCCTATCACTCACCAGGGATAATGcagaaaacatgcattttttctcctccctggcTCTAACTCTGAACGAGCAAGAAGAGGGTATTGCGCCCACTGACAGTCGTCTGCGGCCAGACCAGCGAATGATGGAGGCGGGTCTGTGGGATGAAGCAAACGTCCATAAGCAGCGTCTGGAGGAGCGTCAGAGactggagaggaaaaaaagggatgtGCAAGCAAATCAGGCACTGGAAGAAGGTGAGCACAAGTTAATCAAGAAGAACAAGGACGATGATAGCAGATCCAAATTTGACCCCTTACGCAGCATTTCCACAACCTTCAAAAAAAGAGGATGGGTTGAAAACTTTAGATAAACTATATTATGAGTGGTGTTGGGAGCGCCCATCATTAGTCATTGGAGACAGGCTACTGCCATGCATTCATGCAACATTGCCAAATTTATGTGGGGACTTGAATGTAAATGCCAAATTTAATAGAATTCAAAATAAACATGCTAAATTAAGATAATGAACATGGTAAACTTAGCAGTAGCAGGTTAGCAGTATCACTGTGCGCATGTTAGCTACAACAACTACAAATCTGGCAGCAATTGACAAGCCATATTACAGCTGGTTTGTGGGATAAAATTAAGTTTCTATATGTTAGTGTTTATAAGGTTTAGCTCAATAATCATATAGTCTAGAGAAAGTTGGAtagtttaaattgaattaaagaagcatctgtaattaaaataatgtagaGTGTTGAAAATATATTATTCTGTTTCTGTATCATTAGGGCAAGACATCGAGGGTTACCAGCCTATGTGGTTTGAGAAGAGGACGGATGATACAACAGGGGAAAGCATCTACATCTACAGGGGCGGGTACTGGGAGGCCAAAGACAGACAGGACTGGAGCCAATGCCCCGAGATCTATTAGGACAAAAGTTCCCCTTGCACCACAGCATCAGACAGGCTGAGTGGTTCCTCCTGATGTAAGGATACTGAGTTACGGACAGCtgtttctgcgtgtgtgtgagtgagccaGTGACTGAAAGTAGCCGTCACCTTCAGAAtttcaagcacacacacacaaaaaaaactcttgCTTCCACTTACTAATCAACTCTCTCCTGCTCTATTATAACTTGTGTTTTCAGAGCGCATGgcctcagtttgtgtgtgttttgtgtgtgcttaGTCAACATTGTAGAAAACTCATAAAATTCCTGTGTGagcgtgtgtatgtatgtgtgtgtttgtttgtgtggaggGTGTGAAAGATATGACTTATGCTTTACAGATAAAGAATTTCAGCGCCAAAACACACTTGTttcatttggtgtgtgtgtgtgtgggaataaCCTAAGGGCAGGGAGTGCCACAGATGTTTCGGTATGAGGACTGAATGTCTTGTTTCTCTCGAATCGGGAACAGCGTGTTCCTCATGCTGGGCTCTGACTGAGACGTGAGACTTTTAAATGACCATTGCGGGACACAGGATTCTTCTGCGCTAAAAgacttttttcacagcagaacTTCATTTATTGATCCCTCCTGAATCTTTGGGATTTTTACTACTCTGTTTCTTAAAATTGCACAATCTGTATCTTGGCAGATTTTCAGCTGTAGTCCACTCTGTCAGGCCTCTAAAGAGCAGCTACAAGGCCAATAAAAACCAAGGTAGTTGCTGACTGAAAACACCATACTGTTTTATATGTAACTGCTTTTTCCCCACATGATCTTGAAATCATGAGTCTGCTTGCATTTAAGGGGCACTCCACCAATTTTCCACGTTAAAGTAAATTTTCCAGTAATGAATAGCACTACCCAGCCTGTGAGTACAGTTGCATAATGTCTTCACTGTCAATGGGGGAGCTTTGTCTAGTCCAAGAAAATTGCTAAAGCGACATCGTCTGAGGAATTTACAAATTGGATTTAGAGATTACAAACTTGTGTTCAGCATATTTACAGCGTGACCCATACTACGT from Scomber scombrus chromosome 15, fScoSco1.1, whole genome shotgun sequence includes:
- the osbp2a gene encoding oxysterol-binding protein 2, coding for MNELVKSLPSPTLPGLHLQCVDACKGWLFKWTNYLKGYQRRWFVLSNGLLSYYRTQAEMAHTCRGTIPLAKAHIEVGDTCHLVLTSGGRSYHLKATSEGECQRWVSALQQAKANATLLMHHSDDSGDEAPVQQEDRTLTQGVLKTLANKLDDLSTCNELIGKHGAALQRSLSELEELRGSSDSTDKVKAVNERATLFRITSNAMINACRDFLDVAESQSRRWQKTLQYEREQRHHLEETIEQLAKQHNNLERAWRENPSSYTGVERSQEGDASDENDEAEFFDAMEESPAFITVTATRNIKHKRSGSNQSMMSGGVPNDWTHNENDTSGTNHMQLRRTRRIRIPDKPNYSLNLWSIMKNCIGKDLSKIPMPVNFNEPLSMLQRLTEDLEYSELLDRAARCDSSLEQMCLVAAFSVSSYSTTVHRTAKPFNPLLGETYELDRMEEYGYRSICEQVSHHPPAAAHHVTSQRGWTLWQHITIDSKFRGKYISVMPLGNIHLQFHSSGNHYVWSKVTSTVHNIIVGKLWIDQSGDIDIVNNTTKDTCHLKFSPYSYFSREVPRKVTGVVEDREGTARYILSGTWDEKMESAKIVDSSQGCGNSEGKQKTVYQTLQPKLLWKKYPLPDNAENMHFFSSLALTLNEQEEGIAPTDSRLRPDQRMMEAGLWDEANVHKQRLEERQRLERKKRDVQANQALEEGQDIEGYQPMWFEKRTDDTTGESIYIYRGGYWEAKDRQDWSQCPEIY